The DNA region ACATCGACGTAGGGTCCGATCACGGGATAAACTTGCCTCTCTTGTGTGAAAGGCCGGGAGGGGTTGGATGAGCTCAGATGAAGCCGTAGGGACGTCTGGCTGGCGGGCAGCAGCCCAGCGCGTCGGCAACCCACTCGACTGGCCGACCACCGGCAAGTGCGCCTTGCTCGGCGCGATCAACATGCTCCTCTACGCCGGCAACGCGGGCCAGTTACAACGGTTTTCCGCTGATCCCACGCTGGCGCCCTTTCTCGACCCCGCATTCCTCAAGGTGCACCTCATTGGACTGTGGGCCGTCTGTGCCGGCTGGGGCGTGATCCTGCTGGCGGGAATTGCGCTCCGAAAATCCCGGCCGGAATCGCGCGCGCTGATGTATTCGACGGTTGCGCTCTACTGCATCGATAACACGCTGGCAGTCTATGTCGTCGGTCCGTTCACGAGCCCCATGGTGATGCTCATTTTCGGCGCGCCGCTCATCGCCTTCGTTCTGTTCGAGCAGCGTGTGGCTTTTGTCGGTGTTGCGGTGGTCTATCTGGTACTTGGATCCACAATCCTTGCCGAGCGCGCGGGCTGGATTCCCTATGCTCCGCTTCTGGCCTATCCGCCCTACGAGAACGGACGCCCAATGGACCAGTGGGCTGCGGCGATGGGGATGCAGATCTTCGCGCTGCTCACACTGAATATCCTTCTGGTCGCCTACATTGTCGCACAATGGCGTGATCGCGAAACGAAACTGGCGCAAGCTTACTCGGACCTGCATGACACCCAGGCACAGCTCGTGCGCGCCGAATCGCTTGCATCCATCGGTTCGTTGGTAACGGGAGCGGCCCACG from Chrysiogenia bacterium includes:
- a CDS encoding HAMP domain-containing histidine kinase, with product MSSDEAVGTSGWRAAAQRVGNPLDWPTTGKCALLGAINMLLYAGNAGQLQRFSADPTLAPFLDPAFLKVHLIGLWAVCAGWGVILLAGIALRKSRPESRALMYSTVALYCIDNTLAVYVVGPFTSPMVMLIFGAPLIAFVLFEQRVAFVGVAVVYLVLGSTILAERAGWIPYAPLLAYPPYENGRPMDQWAAAMGMQIFALLTLNILLVAYIVAQWRDRETKLAQAYSDLHDTQAQLVRAESLASIGSLVTGAAHELRNPLGSSSAMLQSLAEDLESPAMIADEEQRSDAMQTLAFARQGQGRAQAIVDRLYDLSEQLGGSDTSVPLSRVMDYLRSRYSEIEFADESCGLDPPVPERACRIVLDNLIANALASGSIAPVRVGAAVTQDELCWEVRDEGRGIATEHQAEVFRPFFTGQKAGQGHGVGLGLYLVHQLVTRLNGQIELVSAPGRGTSVSVRLPLQT